Part of the Microbacterium sp. Clip185 genome is shown below.
TCCGAAGTCCGCGAAGATCGGCGGGCGGCGAATGTTCCGCGAGTCCGACGTCGAAGCGTTCATCGCAGCCGCTTTCTCGGACCAGTGATCCGCCGGCAGGCTCTCCTCACGGTCCCTCGCGCTCCTACGAGGTTGGCCGTCATCGGCGAGCAGCGATCACTCAGCGGGAGCCGGTGAATCATGGGCGCCGGCCTCGTTATGGCGGCGTACGCCGTCGCGAACCGGATCCGGCTCGATCATGTGCCGACGCGGATGTTCGTCTTCATGGCCAACACGGCAGTTGATGGAGACGCTCAGCCTGCGTTCTGGAAGGGCCGCGACAGCCTCGCTCACTCGATCGGCAAGTCGGGGGCGACTGGGCATCGAGCAGCGGGTCGCGCTCTCGATCTCCTCTCCGAGGCTGGGCTGATCGCCTGCATCTCACGGTCAGCGCCAGGCGGCAGGAACGCGAAGTACGCCCTCCTCGACGGCACAGGCCGACCTCTCTCAGTCGGAGGCGACTCACTCGCCGCCGTTGACTCTTCGGCGGCGACTCACTCGCCGCCGAACGGAGGCGACTCAGTTACCAACGGAGGCGACTCAGTGGTCAAAGCGGAGGCGACTCACTCGCCTGCAGAGGAGAAGGAGGAGAACAAGGAGGAGGGGCCACCCCCCGAGTTCTGCTCCAAACACCCCACCGGGGCACCCGGCCCATGCGGCGCGTGCGGCGATGCGAGGCGAGCCGCCAGAGCATGGCGCCCAACCAAGCCCGCTGCACAACCACACCGTCACTCGTTCGACCCCGCCTCCGGCTACTGCACCGGCTGCCCAACGAGAGAGGACCAAGCATGAACAGCTGCAGCCGCGCACAGTCGCACTCGTTCGACCCCGCCTCCGGCTGGTGCACGCACGGCTGCGGGTGGCGCGACGACGGCGCCCACGAAGGACAACTCCCACACCCCCGCCAGCCGATCGACCCCGTCGACATCACCGAACCCCGAAGACTGCCCACTCCACCACCCGAAGGAGACACGAAGTGAACCGACGAGACACCTGGCAGATTCTTGGACCCGAGTGGTCGGACGACGACCTCGAACGCCGCAACACCGCCAAACAGCGGGACATCCTCCGGTGCGACCTCGAGTTCGCCGCGCAATGGGCGGACACCATGGCGGCTCTCGTCACACAGAACCTGCCCGACGCCGAGTTCACCGCCGCGCGCCTTCAGGCACTCCACGAGTGGGAGCGGGCCCGCAAGCTCGCGCAGAAGAAGATCAACTACCGATTCGACCCCCTCCGCCGCTCCCATCGCCTCGTGAGCCGCGACTCCGACCGCGCACACCGCGAGGCCACACCAGAGTTCATTGCCTCGCTACGAGACAAGCTGAGAGCCGCACGGGACGCCTTCCGGGAACAGCACGAGCCCCCGAGCAACCGGACAACGTCGACTCCTTCACTTGAATTCGCTGCCCCCTCACTTCCGCCGACGCTCCACCCAGGCCTGCGACACCTCGACGAGGAGACCCGCAACCTATACGCCAGGCTCGCTCCACACGTCGACCTCGCTTCCACGCCAGACGACGAACTCCGAGCCGCCTGGCGAGCACACAACCCCGGCATGTCCGACAACCTCATGGAAGTCGTTATTGCCGACATCAACAAGCTCCCCAGCTGACCATCGACCAGTCGATCACCGCCCCCGCGCGCACGAAGCCCACTAACCCTGCTTTGACCGGTCAAACCCCTACGCGCACGCGCGCGACGCGTCACGCGTGAAGACCAGGAGACGCGTGTCGAACGTTCGACAGCAGCACGCGCGCGCACGCGCCGCGCGTGAAGCCCATCTAGGCGGGTGCAATCGTGAGCGCGACAGGAGCTCCCGATTTCCTAACGGAATCTGCGTCCGAACGCTCTCAGAGCTCGGTCGACGCGACGGTTGACCTCCTCCGGAACTGTAAGCTTCAGCGGCAAGCGGGCGTTGACACTCTCACCCCGCAGCACGGCCTCCTGGATCCGATTCGCCTCGGCGGCATAGAGCTCGACGAAGTTCCGGTAATCGATGATCGGGTGGCGAGCTATGTCGGCCACGGCAAGTAACGCCTCTCGACCTTGGTTTGACTCGTAGGCCTTCGCTTGCAGCCCCGAGGCCCAGTCCACCTGCTGCCGCCACAAGTCCGTCATCCGTGCCGCGAGGTGTTCGATCATCTTGGGGTCGCCTGGACCCCCGGAATATCGAAAGGCATCCTTCTGAGCGTCGCCCTGGAGCATGCTCTCGAGTCGCTTGATCGTGGCGTTGTTCCTGCTGATTTCGCCAGACAAGTAGGACAGGAGATCTGCGTCGGCGATGTACTCGGCCGTCGCGACGTACCCGATGCGAAGGTCGTTGTAGGCGGAGTCGTGCTTTCGCAGTTCTTCCCTTAGCCTCCAGGCGAAGTATGCGTACTCCCAGGCACCGGGGCGCTCACCGAGTAGCAGGGTCGCTTCGTGCTCGTTGAGGGGGACCTGGCCCGTCGACCGCAGGCGTCCGCTGTTATCCGGTGCCCCGAGCTTTTGCCCGACCGCTGCGGCGATGTCAGCTGGCGACCGACGAGTCCCGTCGATGTACGCGATGGTGGAACGCAATCCCGGCAAGATGGTGTCATCGAGCCGCACCGGTAGCACGTAAGGCGTGACCTGGTCGAGCGCTCGCGCGAGAATCGTGCGACGCTCAAGCGTCGTCCATTGCTTCCGCGCGTAGTGCGCCGACACGAACATGAGCGCGAACCGGGCCCGGTTCTCGTACAAGTCGGAGAAGTACTCGGTGAGGTCTCTTCCCCACATGTCGACTTCGTTGTCTTCGTCGTAGAACACGCGATGTCCCGCCTGCTGCAGGGCCGCCACAGTCTCTTGGACGTAAGCGCGGTTCTCCCCGGCGAAGGAGACTGCGACGTCGTAGTCACGCGTCTGATCCACAGGCTCAAGCTATAGGAGTCCCTTCGGACTCACCACGCGGTGCCGGTCGGCCGGCGTCACTGAGGACCTCGCCACATGGCTCTCACGGGCCCTTGATTCCGAAATCTCCTGAGCGCGCCGCCCCGGCTTCTTCGAGCCGGATCCGGCCCTGAAGCATGATGCCGGCCGCTGTGAGATCGTTGGCTGCTTGCTCGAGCGGCATCGCAACATCTTGGAGCTTGTCCAGCCCTGTTGCGATCACGCGGACGACGTTGAGAACCTCACCGAGCGCCTCAGACGTTGTCTCGTGGGTCCAGGTCGGGTTCTCGAGGGTGCCACGAGGGATCGACACGTCGCCCACCTCGATGGCCTTGACCGTGCTCGTCGGACCGAGTGCGAGCAGAGCTGCCGGAGATGTCTCAAGCACGCAGGCGATCGCGACCAGATCGGCGGCCGTGAACGCTCGTTGACCGTTCTCAGCGTTCGACACTGCTTGACGACTCCAGGGCTTCGTGCCCAAGAGATCGCCGATGGCCTTGCCGAGTTGCGGCTGACTCCAGTCCTTGTGCGCGCGGAGCTTCGCCATGTTCTGCCCAACAATCTTCTCGATTCGCACCAGCCCGCCGCTCTCATATTCATGAATCGATGTACCCCATACCGGAGTTTGTTGACAGCAGGTTAGCGCTCAGGTGTCCTGGATTCAACAGGAAGGAGCGAACCGTGACCCTCATCGAAGAAGCGCGGCTCATCGGAGCGATGCCCTCGCCAGAGGAAGCACGCCGCATCCGCGAGCAGGCTGGCATCGGTGTGAGCAGGCTCGCGGAGGAGATCGGCGTGAACCGAGCCACCATCAACCTCTGGGAGACGGGACAACGTCGCCCCCGAGGCGAGAACCGCCTCCGCTACGCGCGGATCCTTCATGACCTGCAGGAACTCACTGACGCGGCCTAGTGATGCGGCAACGCCCGCGCACCCAAGGCCTGAAGAACGTGGTCGCCTGACCGCATGAACGGAGAACAACCCCATGACCGTCTACATTTCGACCGTACGAGGCGCACGTGAGCGTCTCACCAACGCGCACACGAACGCCTCCACCTTCGCCCACGGGATGCGCGAAGCCCTCACGAAGGCGGCGAGCCACACGGACCCGCACCTGAACGACGAGGGATTGGCCGCGAAACGCCGCGAGCTCGCTCAGGCGTTCCGAGATGCGGGTCGCGTCGACTTCGAGAAGCTCTCCGAGGACATCCAGTGGGCGCAGAAGTCGCTCGCCGACGCGGCCCGCGAAAACGTCGCGATCGCCGACGACCCCGCGGCTCTCATTCGAGCAGAGCAGCGATGGCGCCAGGCGGAACAGCGCCTCGACGCCGGCCAGGACATCGTCACCGTGCTGCGCGACGCCGACGAAACAACCGCGCGCGCAATCGCCGAGTACGGCCCCGCGTGGGCATCCGCGAAGTTCACCCACCCGCAAGGGATCGACGCAGCCGTCAGGGCATGGCTCGGCGAAACTCCTGCCGAGGCCACGTCATCGATCGTCCGGGCTGTGTACCGGCGCCTCGCGGACGTCGCCAGCGACCCGAACGCCCGAGAGTTGTACTCGGCGGCGGAAGCTGCGGAACAACAGGTCGCCGTCGCGCAGCCGTGGATCGATGCCGGCCAGCGCCTTCTCGAACAGGGCTCAGCCGACTTCCTTGGGGCGTCGATCGCGTCAGCCATCGCCGCGCAGGCGTCAACGCCTTCCGCGCAGGAGGCCGCATGACCAGCATCGACGACGAAGTGGCGGCGTTCGCCCGTGAGCTGTCGGGAGCCTCCGTTCTCGACCTCGAGGTCATCGCGAGTGACGTGGCGAGCCTGCTCACGGGGGTCCTCGACGCACCCACTCACGAGGACGCCGCCGTCTGCCTCCGCGAGTTCGCCGACGCCCGGCCTGGACAGTCCGACTACGTGCGGGCAGTGATCCACGGAATGCTCGCGCAACTCGCACTCCACATGGCGATCCTGGCGCCGATCACTGACCTTGTCGGTGACGACGGTCTCCTACGCCGGCTGCTGCGCCTGACGTACGCGGTGCGAGGCATCGAGTTCGGGGGCCTCTGATGTTCGACTCCGGAGCCCTGATCTTCCGTCTGCAGACGGTCGGCGCGCAGATCTTCCGCAAGGACCAGGCTGACGCGCAGGACGCCCTCGAGAAGACGGGGAAGGCGGCGGAGGAGTCGGGCCGGAAGGTCGACAAGTCCGGCGACGCGACCGACAAGGCGTCGAAGAAGGCCCGCGACGCGAAGGGGCCTCTCGAGGAGCAGGCGAAGTCGACGCGGAAGGTCGGCGACGAGTCCGACTCGTCCGAGAAGAAGCAGAACAAGCAGAAGGTCACGACGGAGCAGCAGGCCGAAGCGGCCAAGAAGCTGTCCGTCGCGATGCTCGCCGCCGGCACCGCCGTCGCCGCGATCATCGGACTGTCGGTCGCGAAGTACGCCGAGTTCGACCAGCAGATGTCGTCCACGGCAGCCGCGTCTATGGCTACAGCTGAGGAGCAGCGGGCGCTCGGCGAAGCAGCGCTCGAGGCCGGCGCTGACACGGCGTACTCCGCGACCGAAGCGGCCGCAGCGCAGGAAGAACTCGTCAAGGCGGGTCAGTCCGTCACAGACGTTGTCAACGGGTCGCTGAACGGCGCTCTCGCTCTCGCAGCTGCGGGTCAGCTGCAGGTCGCCCGGTCGGCGGAGATCATGGCGACCACCCTCACGCAGTTCGGACTCACCGCGGAACAGTCTGGTCACGTCGCGGACGTCCTGGCCGCGGGTGCCGGGAAGGCGCAGGGCTCGGTCGACGACCTGGCGCTTGCCCTCACGTACGTTGGGCCGCTGGCGAACGCAGCCCATTGGTCACTCGAAGAGACCGCCGGCACGCTCGCCTACTTCGCGACACAGGGCATCCTCGGCGAGAAGGCGGGCACGAGCCTCCGAGGCGTCCTGGCAGCCCTCCAGGCCCCCTCCGGGGCCGCGGCAGCAGTCATGGAGCAGTACGGCATCAGCCTGTACGACGCGAACGGCAAAATGGTCTCCGCCGCCACGCTCGCAGGCCGGCTCCAGACATCGCTCAGCGGTCTCACCGAGGAAGAACGCAACGCCGCACTCGGCCGCATCTTCGGCAACGAGAGCCTCGTCGCCGCGAACCTCCTGTACCAAGGCGGAGCGGCGGCAATCACGAACATGACCAAGCAGGTCAACGACTACGGCTACGCCACAGTCCAGGCGGCGAAGCGGCAGGACAACCTTGCCGGCGACATCGAGAAGCTCGGCGGCGCGTTCGACACTGCCCTGATCCGCACCGGGTCGGGCGCGAACGACGCGCTCCGCACCATGACGCAGGCCCTCACGGGGCTCGTCGACATGTACGGAGAGCTACCCGCACCGGTCCAGCAGACGGCCCTGGTGCTGGGAGTCGCAACGGGCGCGATGCTTCTGTTCGCCGGGGCAACCGTCGGACTCCGCGCGAAGTTCATCGAACTCAAGGCCCAGATGGACATCGCGAACGCATCGATGGGACGCACCGCTCTCGTCGGCGGCGCGGCGGGCCTCGCGCTCGCAGGAGTGGTCACCATCGTGGCGTTGCTCGCTCAAGCACAAGCCGAAGCAAAGGCGCGCGCGGAGGCATACGCGGACGCCCTCGAAGCCGGCGGAGACGCCGCAGAGAAGTTCATCGCCGAGCAGCTCGCGATGAAGGACTCGTGGCTGTGGATCGATCGAGGCTCCGCGATCGACAACGCGAAGATGCTCGGCATCTCGATCGAGGAAGTCACGCAGGCCGTGAAGGGATCCTCGGCCGAATTCGACAGCTTCAAAGAACGCGTGCAGGCAGCGTACGAGACTCGCGGTCAGGGCGTCGAGTTCGGCATCGCCATGCAGCAGCTTCGGGAGAAGGTCGAGCAGCTGCGCACGGCGCAGGCTGACGCTGCCGAGACGACGAAGAACACGAAGGAAGCGCAGGAACTCCTCACCGAAGCCACGGGTAAGGGAGTCCCGGTGACTCAGACCGCGGCTCAGGCGTACATCGACGCCGGGGGCGCGGTCGACGATCTGAACAGTCAGCTCTCGGACCTGATCGACAAGGTGATGGAGGCGAACGGGATCGGTCAGGACGCGGTGTCGGCGAACATCGACTACCAGGACGCGCTCCGCGACGTGGACGAGCAGATCCGCAACGTCGCCGCTGGCACCGAGGGATACGCCGCGGGACTCGACATCACGACGGAGGCTGGTTCCCGCAACAAGGATCTGCTGGTCGAGCTCTCGCGCAAAGCCGAGGACGCCGCGGAGAAGCAGCTCCGGCTCGACGGGAACACGGAGAACTTTCGGCAGACACTCGAGAACGGCCGGCAGGCGCTCATCGACCGTGCGCAGCAGTTAGGCGCGAACACCGACGAGGCCCAGGCGCTCGCTGACGTGCTCTACAACATCCCGCCAGAGACCGAGTGGAAGCTCATCGCCGACACAGCCGATGCCGCAGCGAAGATCGGCACCATCGAAGCGGCGATCCAGCGCCTCACGGACACGAAGACCGTCACGATCGACATGATCGCGAAGTACGGCCCCATCAGTCCCCAGTTCGCGGCCACGTTGCCACAGGCGAACGGTGGGAACGTGCAGTTCTTCGCCGGCGGTGGCTCGTACGGGGAGAAGCACATCGCGCAGTTCGCTCGAGCGGGCACGATGCGCGTGTGGGCGGAGCAGGAGACTGGCGGCGAGTGGTACCTGCCTGACTCGCCGGCGAAGCGGTCACGGTCGCTGCAGATCGCTGGGCAAATGCTCGACGGCTGGGGATACGACATGGTCCCCCGCGGATCTGTCGCCCCGGTAGCTGCGGCTGGGCTCGACAACGTGCGCATCCAGGGCACCCTCGACCTCGGCAACGGACTCGTTGGCTTCGTCGACGGCCGAATCAGTGCTGCTGCTCGCGCTGAGAACGCCCGGTGGGCTGGTGGGGAGAAGTCGCTGTGAGGCGCTACGAAAGGATCGAGTTCGCGAACATGACCAGCCTCCCTTCTTCTAGGCGGCGGGGTGCACCCTGTGCATTGACGATCACCCAAGTGCGCAAGGTTCCGACGGCCGCGCACTGCGGTTGCCGCGCACCACCCTCCTTGATTCCAGTACAGTTCGAGCATGCTCAGCGCCAGCGCACGCACCGTGATCGTCGTGCGCTTCAAACCGTTCGGGATCGAATCGATCGTGAACAGTGTTAAGAAGCAAGTGATCGGAGACGAGATCAAGGGCCGCCCCGCGCGTCACGGGGTCTCTGTCTTTGCGGATGTTCAGCGCGCGACCGAGTCGGTCGAGGAGACCGTTCACCGGATCTGCACCGTTGCGAGCGCACATGCTGGGGGCCCCAAGATCGCGGTTACTACAGAGGAAGCTCTCAACGCACGTGGCTATTGTCTACACGAGACCTTTCCGCCAGAGTTGCATTACCTCATCGGTGGAGAGTCCATCTTCACTCCACCGCCGGAGCTTGACGGCCTGGCGGATGAGTGGACAAAGGATCGCCGGGACAACCCGGTCTTCGAGAAGGAACAGACTTCATGAGTAGCCCTCGAGTCATCATCGACCTGAACTCGACGGACGAGGATGGCGAGACAATCGTCTTTCTCAGTGACGTCACCTCCGGTGAACTCACGGTTGGGCGCATGGCGATCGCCTACGAGCCGGAGGACGGTGTAGCTGCTCCTGCTCGCGTTGCGTCGATACACCCCGATCGTGGAGTTGCATTCCTCCAGGTCGATTGGAGGTCGATGAAACGTGAGCGCGGGGAGTCGCGCACGTTTCGGCTAGCGAAAAAGGGGTGGGTTCAGGCATCCAATCAAGCCGACACAGCAGTTCTTAGTCGTGTCGGTAGGCACACTGCAGGGTCTCTGTCGGCAAAGTTGACACAGAACGCGGCGTCCTGATGCATGTGTCCGCGCTCGTCGTCTGTGACGCGGTCACCCAACGCGAGGGGCTTCTCAACCTGCTTGGGGGCGGCGTGACCTACCTCTCGCGCGCCAGCTACCCAGCTCCTTTGATGGCAGACATAGCGGTTCTGGTCAATCACCAGCAATCTGACAAGCACATCAAGCTCACGCTGACGCTTCGCAAAGACGGGTCCCCCGAAGTCCTGACAGAGACAGAGTTTGAAGGCGAGCTCGCGGAAACGAACTTGGACCCGTCGGTGTACGGGGCCGCCGCTTTCGCTATCGAAGCACGATCGATCGCTTTGCCTAGCGCAGGCAATTACACCCTGACCGCGGAGCTCCAAGACGGACAGGGGCTGACGACGAACTTCACCGCCGTCGAGGCGCCCTTCCCGGTCGGAGTGGACCACGAACAGCAGCCCGCAACCTAGCCATGCGCGGGGCGCACCGCCGCCCATGGAGACGGCTCAGAGCGTCAGACGTCGCGCGGCGCCTCACTCAGGGCCGATGCCCATACCCACGTACGCAACCGCTCACGTCGGCCGGCGGCGAGAGGCGGACTAGAGCCCTCCGAGCAATCGGTCGACGACATCAGATCCACGTTCGATCGTGTTCTCCGCGACCAGACTAAGCTCACTGAGCTTCTGATTGAGGACGAACCTGGCGTCCCCATACCGCGGGGTCGAGTGAAGAACATCGACAGTCCGCCACTCGTGGCCCTGTTTCTCGCTAACCGAGAGCTCAAACGGCGCTGTGCCTCCGGAGCTTGAGAGCTCGTAGAGCGAGTCCTTGCCGCGCGCCTTGATGGTCCGATCACCGCGAATGACGACAGCAAGCGACATTCCACCTGGACCGGGAAGGGGCATCTCCTCCTCCCAGCGCAGTCGTCCGCTCTCGGTGGCATCCACCAAGCCGTCGATCAACCTGGTCCAGTCGTCAACCGTGAACATCTTGCACGCCTCCTGCGTCATTCCGAATGACTACTGCCACGCCATGAACCTCCGGGCCAAGGTCACGAATTGTCGTCGCCGCGATGCCGACGATATCTGCCACGGTCATCTCCTCATTGTCGAATAGACCTGCACGAGCAACCTGGGCCGCTCTCGTCGTGACGACCATTTTCTGCACGATTTCAGTGTGGTCGAGTCCGCTGTTCTTGAGCAGGGCAGCCGCTTCGCTCGACTGATAGCAGAACCTCGAGAGGGCTTGTTCGGCTTCCTCTCGACTGTTGCTCCTCATGGCTGCGTCCAGACGATCAGAAAGCTCGGAGAACGGCGGCAGGACCGCTAGGAGCTGATTGCGTATCAGGACGCTCTGAGTGTGCTCGAGCGCCTTCTGCGCTGCGACAAGTGCACTCCGACTCCGCAACAGCTGCCAGATCGTGAAGCCGATGCCGGCGCCACCTAAAACGAATGCCACCCAGTCGAGCACACCTGGAACGTTCGCCAGGTCAAGCCAGACCCACTCCCCCAGCCTCATGCCGAGACTCTACCGCTGCGACCGCTCTATCTCGGGCGAGCATGGCCGGATCGGCAGCGCGCACCGCGCCTTCCTCGACCGCCGGAGCACCGACGTCAGGAGCTCCGGCGGGTTGCTTTGATGAGCCCTGCCTCCTTCATGGATCGTGTGTGGCCGCTCGCGCGGTTCTTACCCCAGCCCGAGCCTCTGTTCCTCGAGACGGTCGTGGAGGATCTCAACGACCGTCTCGCCGAGAACATGTACGGCCTTCGTCAGCGTCATGATCTGCATACGTGCACTTAGGAGCACGACGCCCTCCTGCGTCGCCGGCGCGGGCTTACC
Proteins encoded:
- a CDS encoding toll/interleukin-1 receptor domain-containing protein; the encoded protein is MDQTRDYDVAVSFAGENRAYVQETVAALQQAGHRVFYDEDNEVDMWGRDLTEYFSDLYENRARFALMFVSAHYARKQWTTLERRTILARALDQVTPYVLPVRLDDTILPGLRSTIAYIDGTRRSPADIAAAVGQKLGAPDNSGRLRSTGQVPLNEHEATLLLGERPGAWEYAYFAWRLREELRKHDSAYNDLRIGYVATAEYIADADLLSYLSGEISRNNATIKRLESMLQGDAQKDAFRYSGGPGDPKMIEHLAARMTDLWRQQVDWASGLQAKAYESNQGREALLAVADIARHPIIDYRNFVELYAAEANRIQEAVLRGESVNARLPLKLTVPEEVNRRVDRALRAFGRRFR
- a CDS encoding helix-turn-helix domain-containing protein; translation: MRIEKIVGQNMAKLRAHKDWSQPQLGKAIGDLLGTKPWSRQAVSNAENGQRAFTAADLVAIACVLETSPAALLALGPTSTVKAIEVGDVSIPRGTLENPTWTHETTSEALGEVLNVVRVIATGLDKLQDVAMPLEQAANDLTAAGIMLQGRIRLEEAGAARSGDFGIKGP
- a CDS encoding helix-turn-helix transcriptional regulator, encoding MTLIEEARLIGAMPSPEEARRIREQAGIGVSRLAEEIGVNRATINLWETGQRRPRGENRLRYARILHDLQELTDAA
- a CDS encoding phage tail tape measure protein; this translates as MFDSGALIFRLQTVGAQIFRKDQADAQDALEKTGKAAEESGRKVDKSGDATDKASKKARDAKGPLEEQAKSTRKVGDESDSSEKKQNKQKVTTEQQAEAAKKLSVAMLAAGTAVAAIIGLSVAKYAEFDQQMSSTAAASMATAEEQRALGEAALEAGADTAYSATEAAAAQEELVKAGQSVTDVVNGSLNGALALAAAGQLQVARSAEIMATTLTQFGLTAEQSGHVADVLAAGAGKAQGSVDDLALALTYVGPLANAAHWSLEETAGTLAYFATQGILGEKAGTSLRGVLAALQAPSGAAAAVMEQYGISLYDANGKMVSAATLAGRLQTSLSGLTEEERNAALGRIFGNESLVAANLLYQGGAAAITNMTKQVNDYGYATVQAAKRQDNLAGDIEKLGGAFDTALIRTGSGANDALRTMTQALTGLVDMYGELPAPVQQTALVLGVATGAMLLFAGATVGLRAKFIELKAQMDIANASMGRTALVGGAAGLALAGVVTIVALLAQAQAEAKARAEAYADALEAGGDAAEKFIAEQLAMKDSWLWIDRGSAIDNAKMLGISIEEVTQAVKGSSAEFDSFKERVQAAYETRGQGVEFGIAMQQLREKVEQLRTAQADAAETTKNTKEAQELLTEATGKGVPVTQTAAQAYIDAGGAVDDLNSQLSDLIDKVMEANGIGQDAVSANIDYQDALRDVDEQIRNVAAGTEGYAAGLDITTEAGSRNKDLLVELSRKAEDAAEKQLRLDGNTENFRQTLENGRQALIDRAQQLGANTDEAQALADVLYNIPPETEWKLIADTADAAAKIGTIEAAIQRLTDTKTVTIDMIAKYGPISPQFAATLPQANGGNVQFFAGGGSYGEKHIAQFARAGTMRVWAEQETGGEWYLPDSPAKRSRSLQIAGQMLDGWGYDMVPRGSVAPVAAAGLDNVRIQGTLDLGNGLVGFVDGRISAAARAENARWAGGEKSL
- a CDS encoding DUF6941 family protein codes for the protein MHVSALVVCDAVTQREGLLNLLGGGVTYLSRASYPAPLMADIAVLVNHQQSDKHIKLTLTLRKDGSPEVLTETEFEGELAETNLDPSVYGAAAFAIEARSIALPSAGNYTLTAELQDGQGLTTNFTAVEAPFPVGVDHEQQPAT